The Pseudodesulfovibrio hydrargyri genome segment ACAGCTCCGGGCAAATGGAGTGGAAGGAGTGGCTGACGTCCGAGCCCGAGCGCGCGACCACGGACAAGAACATGTTCATCCGGGCCATCTGCCATCACGGAGTGGAAGACGCCACCGCAGCCTCGGCAGTGATGATGGCCAGGCCGGGCGTGCCCAACGAACTCGGATACATGCTCCATGCCTTCATGCAGCCGTGCAACTCCGTCTACGTCCCCTTCTATGTAGGCATCACGGACGTGGACAACCGGTTCAAGGGCCCGGAGGCGGCCGCCGCCTACCAGAACATCGCTGCCAGGGCCTTCACCCGCTATACGGATTACCATGCGGTCATCCGCAAGGCCTTCGATCCCTTTGAGGCATCGCTCTTCAAGGACATGGCCCAGGCGGAAGCCCTGTTCATGAAAACCGCCAAGAACGGCCAGCATGACGAAGCCGTTACCGGGCTCACCGACTTTGTCAGGGACAAGAGCATCCAGGCGTTCAACCTGGCCGGCGTCGCCCAAGACAACATCACCAAGGCGGCTGTGGACTCCAGCTCCTGGTAGATCCAACCGTCACCCACCCAAAAGACTCGGCGCGCAATGCAATATTGCGCGCCGTTTTCATTTCCCCAGGGGAAGGATCCAATTAATTCAAGGAAGGATAATTCGCGGTCGGGACCGTCTTACAACAAACACTGCAACCCGCCCATGCACCACAGGCAGTGGCCGCAAGGGATGGTTGCGCCCAGGCAGTCGCAGTCGAAGGGAAGGGGCGCGCCCTTGATGTCGTCGCACGGCACGAAGGGACAGTTGGCGCAATAGGGGTAGTCGTAGGCCAGGACCTGGCGGCGGAAGTCCGCGTAGGCCGCGCCCCGCCAGATGTCCACCAGGTCCTGTTCGCGGATGTTGCCGAACAGCCACGGGCGGATCACTTTCCTGTCGCCGTCCAGGTGGCAGGCGTACTGGTGCCACAGGAACTGGCACGGGCTGACGTCGCCCCGGGAAGTGACGAAGGCCGTGCCGTCCTCCACGAAACGGCAATGCCGCTCGTCCAGGGCCTGAAGCGGCGGCAGGCGCAATTCCATGCCCGCACGCCTCGCCAGGTCTCCGGCCTGGCGGAACAGGTGGGCCAGATGCCGCCCGGCCCCTTCCCGGTTGCGGCGGTCCCATTCGAGCAGGCGGGGCAGATGGACCCACACGCCGGACGCCTCGGCCTCGCCGAGCAGTCCCCGGACCAGTTCGTGCAGCCGCTTTTCGCGGTCGGACTTGACGAACTTCCAGGCCACGCCGTGCTGGCCGTGAAGATCGAGCCCCTCGGCCCGCGCCTTGGCCTGCCACTTTTCGAACAGGGCCGTGGCCGCGGGCGTGTTGGGATTGAACAGGGACTGGTCCTGCATGGCCTGGTCATAGGGCAGCATGTGGGAGACCACGGCGAAGTCCAGGCCGAGTTCTCCGGCCCAGCGGATGACCAGGGGCAATTGGTCGGCCGTGTCGCGCATGAATACGAGTTCCACCCCGAGGCGCAGCGTGCGGCCGTACCGCTCCCCGGCCTCGCGCAGCAGGCGGAAGGCGCGCTCCAGCCGGGCCGAACCGGTCCCGCCGTGCAGTTCGCCGCCGCCGTCGGGCTGCCCGCAGCCGCCCATTTCCAGGGTGTCCACCGAAATGCAGAAAGTGTCCACGCCCGCCTCGACCAGCCGGTCGGCCAGGCTTTCGGTGACCAGCAGCCCGTTGGTCTGGAAGCCGATCCAGCCGGACTCGGGCATGGCCGTGCGGGCGAACGCGGCCATGTCGGCCAGGTCCGGGTTGAGCAGGGGCTCGCCTATGCCGTTCAGGACCAACGCCCGGCACCGGGCCAGGGCCGGGCCCAGCCGGGTGAAGGCCGCCAGGTCGAGATCGGTTTCGGGAATATGGCTGTCCGGGGCGGACTTGACGCACATGGCGCAACGCATGTTGCAGCGCGTGGTCACCTCCACCTGGAGCCTCGACGGAAACGACGGTTCCAGCCCGGGGGCAACGGAAGTCGGGATCGGTTGAAGGCGGTTCATGGTCGGCGGTTCTATCGGGTTGATTCGGGAAAAACGCCTGTATACGGCAAACGGCCGCCGCCGTCGAGAGGCCGCCCGGTACGGCATACGGCCGTCCTAGGAACGGACGGCGCCCGACAGCCCCTCCACCGAGGCGTCAATGAACTCGTCCAGGGTGGGGCCGTCCGACTCGCCGATCAGCCGGTTGACCTCCCGCCCGCCGTGGAACAGCAGGAAAGTGGGCGTGCCCTTGACCGCGAACCGGTCGGTGGCCGTGTCCAGGTAGTCCGTATTGTACAAGAAACACCTGACCGCTCCGCCGTGCGTCCGGCAGGCCGCTTCCAGGACCGCCACCTGGCCGGAGTATTTCTCGTTCCGTTTCAGGAATGCGACGAGGAGCGGCCCGCCCCCGCTCTGCAATTCCATGTCTATGGCTTGTGGCTCGATGATCTTGACCGTACGCATGTTTTCACTCCTCCCCGGGCCGCGAGCGCGGAAGTCCACCGTCCGGGCCTGCCTTGAAACATAGCAGGGAGCGGTCCGTGATGCATTACATCAACACGTTAGTATGGTTATAAATTTACGGAAGGCAACCGGTTGCGCCCCGGTCCGGGCGGTCGGGGTCAGGCGTCCAGACCCCAGGCCTTGAGCTTGCGGTACAGGGTGGCCCGATGAATGCCCAGCCTGCGGGCGGCCTGGACCTTGTTGCCCCCGCAGTCGCGCAGCACGGCCAGGATATCGTCCCTGCCCGGCCTGTACGGCATGAACGACGCAGGGACGCCCGGCTCCGCCGCCGTGGCTGAAGCCGGTTCCTGGGCGCTGTTGCGGATCTGGTCCACCAGGTCCTTGCGGATGTGCCTGAGCTCCACGGTCTTGCCCTGGCACAGGATGCAGGCGTGCTCCAGGGCGTGCTTGAGCTCGCGCACGTTGCCCGGCCAGGAATAGGTCAGGAGCAGGTCCATGACCTCCTCGGACACCCCGTCGAAATGCTTGCCGAAGTTCTCCGCGAACATGGACAGGAAATGGTCCGTCAACATGGGGATGTCCGCCTGCCGGTCGCGCAGGGGCGGCAGGGTCACGGGCATGACGTTGAGCCGGTAGTACAGATCCTCGCGGAAGGAGCCCCGACGCACGGCCTCGCGCAGGTCCGCGTTGGTGGCC includes the following:
- a CDS encoding thioredoxin family protein; its protein translation is MRTVKIIEPQAIDMELQSGGGPLLVAFLKRNEKYSGQVAVLEAACRTHGGAVRCFLYNTDYLDTATDRFAVKGTPTFLLFHGGREVNRLIGESDGPTLDEFIDASVEGLSGAVRS
- a CDS encoding radical SAM/SPASM family putative metalloenzyme maturase, with protein sequence MNRLQPIPTSVAPGLEPSFPSRLQVEVTTRCNMRCAMCVKSAPDSHIPETDLDLAAFTRLGPALARCRALVLNGIGEPLLNPDLADMAAFARTAMPESGWIGFQTNGLLVTESLADRLVEAGVDTFCISVDTLEMGGCGQPDGGGELHGGTGSARLERAFRLLREAGERYGRTLRLGVELVFMRDTADQLPLVIRWAGELGLDFAVVSHMLPYDQAMQDQSLFNPNTPAATALFEKWQAKARAEGLDLHGQHGVAWKFVKSDREKRLHELVRGLLGEAEASGVWVHLPRLLEWDRRNREGAGRHLAHLFRQAGDLARRAGMELRLPPLQALDERHCRFVEDGTAFVTSRGDVSPCQFLWHQYACHLDGDRKVIRPWLFGNIREQDLVDIWRGAAYADFRRQVLAYDYPYCANCPFVPCDDIKGAPLPFDCDCLGATIPCGHCLWCMGGLQCLL